From the Solanum pennellii chromosome 4, SPENNV200 genome, one window contains:
- the LOC107015851 gene encoding ABC transporter G family member 6-like, with protein MSRIVAQNVSPVRDCVPLYDRRQMVEMSSPTFAQLLNNVGDNVTGDETGGSVHQVLTMELPLQQSIPFVLSFSNLTYSVRVRRKNIFPAISGRRNRTDEPRSTRTKVLLNDISGEARDGELLAVLGASGSGKSTLIDALANRISKDSLKGEMKLNGEPLHSKLLKVISAYVMQDDLLYPMLTVEETLMFSAEFRLPRTLSKSKKKSRVQALIDQLGLRNAAKTIIGDEGHRGVSGGERRRVSIGIDIIHDPIILFLDEPTSGLDSTSAFMVVKVLQRIAQSGSIVIMSIHQPSYRILGLLDRLIFLSRGQTVYSGSPFNLPQFFADFGHPIPENENKTEFALDLIRELEGSPNGTSSLVEFNRKWKNNNRNSATTPTIYDLSLKEAISASISTGKLVSGAANPTSMVPTFANPIWTEMAVLSNRSFTNSWRMPEIFAVRFGAVMVTGFILATLFWRLDDSPRGVRERIGFFAFAMSTTYYICAEALPVFIHERFIFMRETAYNAYRRSSYCLSHALVSIPSLIFLSLSFAALTFWAVGLDGGASSFLFYLSVVLASFWAGNSFVTFLSGVIPHVMIGYVIVVAIFAYYLLFSGFFLNRDRIPSYWIWFHYISLVKYPYEAVLQNEFKDPMKCFVRGIQLFDNSPLGDVPISLKEKLLDSISNTLNVRITNSTCVMTGADILVQQGITQLNKWNCLWVTIAWGFFFRILFYFSLLLGSKNKRR; from the coding sequence atgagtagaATTGTTGCTCAAAATGTATCACCAGTAAGAGATTGCGTACCTCTTTATGATCGGAGACAAATGGTAGAAATGTCATCGCCGACGTTTGCTCAGTTGTTGAACAACGTCGGAGATAATGTCACCGGCGACGAAACGGGAGGTTCAGTTCACCAAGTTCTGACAATGGAACTGCCTCTGCAGCAGTCAATTCCATTTGTATTGTCATTCAGTAACCTCACATACAGCGTGAGAGTCCGccggaaaaatatttttccggCGATCTCCGGCCGCCGGAACCGGACAGATGAACCGCGGAGCACGAGGACGAAGGTGCTTTTGAATGATATATCAGGAGAGGCGCGTGACGGAGAACTACTCGCGGTGCTCGGCGCGTCTGGTTCGGGGAAATCGACGTTGATCGATGCTTTAGCTAATCGAATTTCGAAAGATAGCTTGAAAGGGGAGATGAAATTGAACGGTGAGCCATTGCATTCGAAGTTGCTGAAAGTGATATCGGCGTACGTAATGCAAGACGATCTCCTTTATCCGATGCTTACAGTTGAAGAAACTTTAATGTTCTCTGCAGAGTTTCGCCTTCCACGAACTCTATCGAAATcgaagaagaagagtagagttcaagcaTTAATCGATCAATTAGGACTCAGAAACGCCGCCAAAACTATAATCGGCGATGAAGGCCACCGTGGAGTCTCCGGCGGTGAAAGACGGAGAGTTTCAATCGGAATCGACATCATCCATGATCCAATCATTTTATTTCTCGATGAACCTACCTCCGGTCTCGATTCCACCAGTGCTTTTATGGTGGTTAAAGTTCTTCAACGAATCGCACAGAGCGGAAGTATTGTGATAATGTCGATTCATCAACCAAGTTATCGAATTCTCGGTTTACTTGATCGATTAATCTTCTTATCACGCGGACAGACTGTTTACAGTGGTTCACCGTTCAATTTGCCCCAATTTTTCGCTGATTTTGGTCATCCAATTCCAGAAAACGAGAATAAAACAGAGTTCGCACTTGATTTAATCCGCGAACTCGAAGGTTCACCTAATGGAACAAGTAGTTTAGTTGAATTTAATcgaaaatggaaaaataacaATCGGAATTCTGCAACAACACCGACAATATATGATCTATCACTAAAGGAAGCAATAAGTGCAAGCATTTCCACGGGAAAATTGGTTTCTGGTGCTGCTAATCCTACTTCTATGGTTCCTACTTTTGCAAATCCAATATGGACCGAAATGGCAGTACTATCAAACCGATCATTCACAAACTCATGGCGTATGCCGGAGATTTTCGCTGTACGTTTCGGTGCAGTAATGGTCACGGGTTTCATCCTCGCCACCTTGTTCTGGCGGCTCGATGATTCCCCTAGAGGTGTAAGGGAACGGATTGGGTTTTTCGCGTTTGCCATGTCTACAACTTACTATATATGCGCGGAGGCATTGCCCGTTTTCATTCACGAGAGGTTCATTTTCATGAGGGAAACGGCTTACAATGCTTATCGGAGATCATCATATTGCCTCTCTCACGCTTTGGTTTCGATACCATCATTGATATTCCTCTCTCTATCGTTCGCAGCTCTGACTTTCTGGGCTGTTGGCCTAGACGGTGGAGCTTCGAGCTTTCTCTTCTATTTATCTGTCGTCCTTGCTTCCTTTTGGGCTGGTAACTCATTCGTCACGTTCCTGTCTGGTGTCATTCCTCATGTCATGATTGGATACGTAATCGTTGTAGCAATTTTCGCGTATTACCTTCTCTTCAGTGGTTTCTTCTTGAATCGTGATAGGATCCCATCTTACTGGATATGGTTTCACTACATCTCGCTCGTGAAATACCCATATGAAGCAGTGTTGCAGAACGAATTCAAAGATCCCATGAAATGCTTCGTTCGTGGGATTCAATTGTTCGATAACAGCCCACTCGGGGATGTTCCGATTTCGTTGAAGGAGAAATTGTTGGACAGTATAAGCAATACGTTGAACGTAAGGATAACAAATTCGACATGTGTGATGACTGGTGCAGATATATTGGTGCAACAAGGGATAACTCAACTGAACAAATGGAATTGCTTGTGGGTAACAATTGCATGGGGATTTTTCTTtaggattttattttatttttctttgttattgggaagtaaaaataaaagaaggtaA